Proteins from one Scyliorhinus canicula chromosome 6, sScyCan1.1, whole genome shotgun sequence genomic window:
- the pou3f2b gene encoding POU domain, class 3, transcription factor 2 produces the protein MATTASNHYITSGNILTSNSIVHAEPGSMQQGTAYRDAQKLVQNDYMQSNGHPLSHAHQWLTALSHAEGSPWSAGVPASPLGQQDIKPSVQSARDDLHSGGTLHHRPPHMVHQHGNHHGAWGNSTSAHIPSMASNGQSLLYSQPGFTVNGMINPAGTQGMHHGLREAHEEHHGDHGQHHQQQHQAHHHHQHQGHDHSDEDTPTSDDLEQFAKQFKQRRIKLGFTQADVGLALGTLYGNVFSQTTICRFEALQLSFKNMCKLKPLLNKWLEEADSSSGSPTSIDKIAAQGRKRKKRTSIEVSVKGALESHFLKCPKPSAQEINSLADSLQLEKEVVRVWFCNRRQKEKRMTPPGGAHPGAEDVYGARDTPPSHHGVQTSVQ, from the coding sequence ATGGCGACCACAGCATCTAATCATTACATTACGAGCGGcaacatcctcacctccaactccatcGTTCACGCAGAGCCAGGGAGCATGCAACAAGGGACAGCCTACAGGGATGCACAGAAACTGGTCCAGAATGATTACATGCAAAGCAATGGACACCCTCTCAGCCACGCTCATCAATGGTTAACGGCTCTCTCTCACGCCGAGGGCTCCCCGTGGTCGGCCGGCGTGCCGGCCAGCCCCCTCGGCCAGCAAGACATCAAGCCCTCGGTGCAATCGGCGAGGGACGAcctccacagtgggggcaccctgCACCACCGGCCCCCTCACATGGTCCACCAGCACGGCAACCACCACGGAGCATGGGGCAACAGCACGTCAGCCCACATCCCCAGCATGGCATCCAACGGCCAGAGCCTCCTGTACTCCCAGCCGGGCTTCACCGTCAACGGCATGATCAACCCAGCGGGCACCCAGGGCATGCACCATGGCCTGAGGGAGGCTCACGAAGAGCACCACGGGGACCATGGCCAGCATCACCAACAGCAGCACCAGGCGCACCATCACCACCAGCACCAGGGGCACGACCACTCGGACGAGGACACGCCGACCTCGGACGACTTGGAGCAGTTCGCCAAGCAGTTCAAGCAGAGGAGGATCAAACTCGGATTTACCCAGGCCGATGTGGGACTCGCTCTTGGGACGCTGTACGGCAACGTCTTCTCCCAGACCACCATCTGCAGGTTCGAAGCGCTACAGCTCAGCTTTAAAAACATGTGCAAACTCAAACCCTTGTTGAACAAGTGGCTGGAGGAGGCTGACTCCTCGTCCGGAAGCCCCACCAGCATAGACAAGATAGCTGCCCAGGGCAGGAAGAGGAAAAAGAGGACCTCGATCGAGGTCAGCGTCAAGGGGGCTTTGGAGAGCCATTTTTTGAAGTGTCCCAAGCCCTCGGCCCAGGAGATCAACTCTCTGGCGGACAGCCTGcagctggagaaggaggtggtcaGGGTTTGGTTTTGTAACAGAAGACAAAAAGAGAAACGAATGACTCCTCCCGGAGGAGCTCACCCCGGAGCCGAGGATGTATATGGGGCCAGAGACACTCCGCCGTCACATCATGGGGTTCAGACTTCTGTACAGTGA